The Nocardioides zeae genome includes the window GATGACGTGCTCGTCCATGAACGTGCGCACGGTGCCGAGCAGGGCGGTCGTGCGCGGGCTGTGGTCGAAGTCCACGGGGTGCCTTCCTTGTCGCGGGCGATCGGGCTCGGGGAGCCGATCAGAGCCGGTCGAGCCCGGTCTCGATGAGCCGGGTGATGGTCGCGGGGAGCTGCTCCTGGGCGGGGTCGTGGTGACGACCCTCGCGGTGGCGACGCAGGTTGTGGCCCATGATCGCGGCCATCTTGAAGCGGCCGAGGGCGTTGAACCACGCCTGGTCGGGCCGGTCGGCGCCGCCGGCGAGCCCCAGCAGCTCGTCCTCGCCGGGCAGGCCCGGCACCTCGCGGCCGACGCCGGGGAAGTTGCTCCCGTCGGCGAAGACGAGGAACCAGCCGAGCTCGACCCGCGGGTCGCCGAGGCTCCAGATCTCCCAGTCGATGAGCGCCACGGGGTGCTCGCCGCGGCTGAGCAGGTTGCCGAGGCGGTAGTCGCCGTGGACGAGCACGGGGTCGACGGCCGCGGGCACCGCGGCCGCGAGCCGCTCGCCGAGCACGTCGCCCTGCGGCAAGAGCTCCGGCGGGACGGCACCCATCGTGCGCACCCAGCGCGCGAGCTCGTCCGCGGGCGTCAGCACGGGCCCGGGGTCGGGGACCGCGGCGATGGGGACGCCGTGGAGGGCGGGCAGGGCCGCCGCCGCGTGGCGCATGCGGGTGGCCGCGAGGTCGGCGGGGACCGGCGGGTCGTCGAGCACGGGCTCGAGGGACTCGCCCTCGACCAGCTCCATGGCGAACCAGGCGGGCTCCGTGTCGTCGACCGCACGCACCGCCGGCACGGCCACC containing:
- a CDS encoding phosphotransferase family protein; protein product: MTGAAEQHARDLGPRVAEVLRATAPGLEVGPLEVMPGGHSGLTYRLDTGEGPLVVKAVPPGQRSIGRHDMLRQARILQALADTPVAVPAVRAVDDTEPAWFAMELVEGESLEPVLDDPPVPADLAATRMRHAAAALPALHGVPIAAVPDPGPVLTPADELARWVRTMGAVPPELLPQGDVLGERLAAAVPAAVDPVLVHGDYRLGNLLSRGEHPVALIDWEIWSLGDPRVELGWFLVFADGSNFPGVGREVPGLPGEDELLGLAGGADRPDQAWFNALGRFKMAAIMGHNLRRHREGRHHDPAQEQLPATITRLIETGLDRL